A region of the Apium graveolens cultivar Ventura chromosome 6, ASM990537v1, whole genome shotgun sequence genome:
AGATCACAATATGAGTATTGTTATGAGGTTGTAGACATTTAAATGAAATATGCTGATTTTTGGATATAATCATGTATATAATTGTTTATTATATATCTgtgtgccttccctctttagggttatcaGATATAAAAAACGATCCCCGCGAATGCGTAGCCAGAAATACAGAGCAGTTACTAGGGATGGGACTACAGGACTCTTCTTTTGATTCACTTCTCATCTTGTGAACATATAAAAAGGCCTCGAACTGAGTTACTATGGTACTATTCGGATTTTATATATAAGACCCCCATTTCTATATTCACTTTGAAGCTTCTAACAGTGCTGTACCTTTTGTATTTGCTTTCTTCATCTCCCTTCCACTCAACTTTAAAGACTTTGACCTTTATATGTAGTCGGGGTAGCTTTAGTTAGTAGTACGCAACCAATTAATATCATTGTATGATTGTTTCTATGCATTGATGCATCTCAATACCCTTTAGGCCCCTACCTTCTGCAGCTGTAGTTTTCTCAGTTTTTATagttatatataaatataatattgtACTTTATGGTTGAATTGACCATTTAGTCCTATGAAATGCTAGTTTCTTGTGGATGATGAGGGAAAAAAACCTTCCAATGCTAGTAACTCAAGTTTTAAAAATGAAAACGGAGTCTAATAAATATTAAAGTTCTTTACATATGTCTCATTCTTCACATAGCAAAGTTAAAGAACACCAGTTATCACCATCATAGCCATATTAACAAAGCAACACCAAAACCAGTGCATCTCAGTTCTTGAGGTTCCCATAGAAGCCACCATTGTGGAATCTTGATTGCTGCCAAACTTTGAACTTGTATCTACATTTTTCCCATAAACATTGACATCTTGCTGACATGATTTCACACCATGAGGAATTTTGGTAATTGATAATGCACCGGTTGGGTAACAAAGATTTGGGTTATCCCAAGCACCGAAACGTGTACCCAGTTTCTCGTAAAACATTTCTGAGAACTTAAGCTCTCCTGTTAAATTGTTACCATGGACATATATTGCACTTATATTAGGCAAAGCTGCTAGTTTTGGTGAGAGATCACCTGTGAGATTGTTGTCATTAAGACCCAAAAATCTTAGGCTCCTGAGCTCCGAAAAGGACTCTGGAACTCTTCCTGTCAACCCCATATTGGACAAATCTAAGATGATTAGGCCTCGAAGGTTTTGCCACTTAAGCCTCGCAATGTCTCCGCCAATGGGGTTTCTTGATAAGACTAGCTCTTCCAAGGAGCGCATTTCTGGCCTTAATTGTGACATGCCACCTGAAAAATTGTTGTTGCTGAGGTCCAACAGAGTTAGATTCTTGAAATTACCAATTTCTCTGGGAAAATTCCCCGAGAATTGATTCTTGCTAAGATCAAGCTTTAACAGTGATTTCAGCCTGCTTAAAGTATAAGGCAAAGTCCCTGATAGTGAATTTCTGCTCAAGTCCAAGATTAAAAGCTTACTTAGTCTACCAAAAATAACTGGCACTTGACCAGTGAAGTGATTTCCAGATAGCACTAGCCGCTCCAAGTTGAATAAATTGCCAACAGTTGTTGGTAATTCACCACCTAATCCATTTTCCAGCAGCACCAAGGATTGAAGTTTTTTTAGGTCACCGAAAGTGGTGGGAATTTGTCCAATAAGGCCAGGGTTGGATCTAAACTCTAGTGTCTCCAAGCTTCCAGAAAGTGTACTCCAATTATGTGTCGGGATTCTGATTGGATGATATCGTTGTGACATACAATTGAAGAACGACAGAAACTTGAGGTGCTTAAGTTCAAACAGATGAGGACTAAATTGCATATTTGAGGCACATCCAAGAGAATTTTCATGAATTGGACCAATGTTCAACGCTGTGACATACCAAATGCCATCATATATATCACAAGCAACACCCTGGAAGTAAATGTTAAGGGAACAAATTACCAACTGAATTTCAATTTAGAGTTCAGTAAAGCTCAAAGTATTCTTAACAGGAAACCAGTCAAAAAGAATGAAGAAGATCATTGTGGTGTTAAGTATATGTACTTAGAACATGTAAACTAAAAATCTCTTGTCTTATTCTTTTGGTTTCTCCTGTTCACCAATCATTGATACAATAGCTATGTATTTGTTTTTTACTTCATTAATGGGACTAGTTTGCAGCTCAAAAATAGGAATAAACTGTATATACATTATCAGCTGATTGGAGTGAACATATTGCTGTAAACAACTAAACATGTCAAAAATTCTAAACTGCAAATAGGTCCATCTTCAATATACATAACACTTAAATTAGCAAATTAAACTAATTTCCCTATGAGCTAGAGTGAATCATCTATATTTTTACTTCAAT
Encoded here:
- the LOC141664153 gene encoding piriformospora indica-insensitive protein 2-like — translated: MKNFKKTSYALSTAIFVLYMSSFSWCNGQEIETEGAPMEKREKEALYSTIQGFVGKGWNGSDLYPDPCGWTPIQGVACDIYDGIWYVTALNIGPIHENSLGCASNMQFSPHLFELKHLKFLSFFNCMSQRYHPIRIPTHNWSTLSGSLETLEFRSNPGLIGQIPTTFGDLKKLQSLVLLENGLGGELPTTVGNLFNLERLVLSGNHFTGQVPVIFGRLSKLLILDLSRNSLSGTLPYTLSRLKSLLKLDLSKNQFSGNFPREIGNFKNLTLLDLSNNNFSGGMSQLRPEMRSLEELVLSRNPIGGDIARLKWQNLRGLIILDLSNMGLTGRVPESFSELRSLRFLGLNDNNLTGDLSPKLAALPNISAIYVHGNNLTGELKFSEMFYEKLGTRFGAWDNPNLCYPTGALSITKIPHGVKSCQQDVNVYGKNVDTSSKFGSNQDSTMVASMGTSRTEMHWFWCCFVNMAMMVITGVL